One Pseudomonas sp. MH9.2 DNA segment encodes these proteins:
- a CDS encoding MMPL family transporter, with translation MTLLTRRQSFERWMPRLFLVLLLAMLALAGWQWRNGPPLSANLMELVPGSTPDALELRAEERMQEPLNREMLVLVGHADRQHAIDLAQQLGEKWQASGLFEKVQWNLQTDIPGLRQQLLQGRLAMLSPADRSELIEQPQAFIQQRVQSLFDPFTGFSLVPSQDDWLGLTGRIQNSQPQHGSVQLDLGSGALIANADGKSWVLLRARTRGNAFDMHLPLQVADLLSAAREQARQADAQLLAASGLLYAAEGQRQASREITWVGGGATLGILLLLLLAFRRWRVLLAFVPVVVGMLFGAVACVALFGHMHVMTLVLGSSLIGVAVDYPLHYLSKSWSMKSWRSWPALRLTLSGLSLSLATSCIGYLALAWTPFPALTQIAVFSAAGLVSAYLTAVCLLPAMLNNMELRPATWPLRIAECLLSMREALLGRIGTPVLLGLLLTFCAAGLWQLTSKNDIRQWISAPPQLLAEAQTIARITGYQPTSQFFLVRAADQQQLLERQTKLSQRLDQLISLDKLQGYLALNQLLSPPEEQRRVRDALGKLPLYWQPLIELGVPASALQAELARLQALPTEDIDMALAGPLGEPWRGLWLGATPDGVAGMVSLQGLNNPALLRVQALDLEGVQLVDRLGDLNNVFAATQISAAELKLLSCGLIVLLLILPFGLSGALRIVALPLLAALCSLASLGWLGQPLTLFSLFGLLLVTAISVDYAILMREQVGGAAVSLLGTLLAAVTTWLSFGLLAVSSTPAVSNFGLSVSLGLAFSFMLAPWAGRQPHTPAIAESAA, from the coding sequence ATGACTTTGTTGACTAGACGCCAGTCGTTTGAACGCTGGATGCCGCGCCTGTTCCTGGTACTCTTGCTGGCCATGCTGGCCCTGGCTGGCTGGCAATGGCGCAACGGTCCTCCACTGTCGGCGAACTTGATGGAGCTGGTGCCCGGCTCAACCCCGGATGCCCTGGAACTGCGCGCCGAAGAGCGCATGCAAGAACCCCTCAACCGCGAGATGCTGGTGCTGGTTGGCCACGCGGATCGCCAGCACGCCATCGATCTGGCCCAACAGCTGGGCGAAAAATGGCAGGCCAGCGGGTTGTTCGAGAAGGTTCAATGGAACCTGCAAACCGACATCCCGGGGCTGCGCCAGCAATTGCTCCAGGGGCGACTGGCGATGTTGTCGCCCGCCGACCGTAGCGAGTTGATCGAGCAACCGCAAGCGTTCATTCAGCAACGCGTACAGAGTCTGTTCGACCCCTTCACCGGCTTCAGTCTGGTGCCCAGCCAGGATGACTGGCTCGGCCTGACCGGGCGTATCCAAAACAGCCAGCCGCAGCATGGTTCCGTGCAGCTGGATCTCGGCAGTGGCGCGTTGATCGCCAACGCCGACGGTAAAAGCTGGGTGTTGCTGCGCGCACGAACCCGAGGCAATGCATTCGACATGCACTTGCCCCTGCAGGTCGCCGACCTGCTCAGTGCCGCGCGCGAACAAGCCCGCCAGGCTGACGCGCAATTGCTCGCCGCCAGCGGTTTGCTATACGCCGCCGAGGGCCAACGCCAAGCCTCCCGGGAAATCACCTGGGTCGGCGGCGGCGCCACGCTGGGTATTTTGTTGCTGCTGCTGCTGGCGTTTCGGCGCTGGCGCGTACTGCTGGCATTCGTGCCAGTGGTGGTGGGCATGTTATTCGGCGCGGTGGCCTGCGTGGCGCTGTTCGGCCACATGCACGTGATGACCCTGGTGCTGGGTTCCAGCCTGATCGGGGTCGCGGTGGATTACCCGCTGCATTACCTGTCGAAAAGCTGGAGCATGAAGTCCTGGCGCAGTTGGCCAGCCTTGCGCCTGACACTCTCGGGCTTGAGCCTGAGTCTGGCCACCAGTTGCATCGGCTATCTGGCCTTGGCCTGGACGCCTTTCCCGGCCCTGACCCAAATTGCGGTGTTCTCCGCTGCCGGGCTGGTCAGCGCCTATTTGACTGCGGTGTGCCTGCTGCCAGCGATGCTCAACAACATGGAGCTGCGTCCGGCCACCTGGCCGCTGCGTATCGCTGAGTGCTTGTTGAGCATGCGTGAAGCCCTGCTCGGCCGCATCGGCACGCCCGTGTTGCTGGGGCTGCTGCTCACATTCTGTGCCGCCGGGCTGTGGCAACTGACCAGCAAAAACGACATCCGCCAATGGATCAGCGCGCCGCCGCAATTGCTGGCCGAAGCCCAAACCATTGCCCGTATCACCGGCTATCAGCCAACCAGTCAGTTCTTCCTTGTGCGCGCCGCCGATCAGCAGCAATTGCTCGAACGGCAGACCAAGCTGAGCCAGCGGCTGGACCAACTGATCAGCCTCGACAAGTTGCAGGGCTACTTGGCGCTTAACCAATTGCTCAGTCCGCCCGAAGAGCAACGCCGCGTGCGCGATGCTCTGGGCAAACTGCCGTTGTATTGGCAGCCGCTGATTGAGCTGGGCGTACCGGCCAGTGCGCTGCAAGCAGAGCTGGCACGCTTGCAGGCACTACCGACTGAGGACATCGACATGGCGTTGGCCGGTCCTTTGGGCGAACCGTGGCGCGGGCTGTGGCTGGGGGCTACACCTGATGGCGTGGCCGGCATGGTCAGCCTGCAGGGCTTGAATAACCCGGCATTGTTACGCGTACAGGCGCTGGACCTTGAGGGCGTGCAACTGGTGGACCGTCTCGGCGATCTGAACAACGTGTTCGCCGCCACCCAAATCAGCGCTGCGGAGCTCAAGCTGTTGTCCTGTGGCCTGATCGTGTTGCTGTTGATTCTGCCCTTCGGTCTCAGTGGCGCCCTGCGGATCGTCGCCCTGCCACTGTTGGCGGCACTGTGCAGCCTGGCAAGCCTCGGCTGGCTGGGTCAGCCGCTGACCTTGTTCAGCCTGTTCGGGCTGCTCCTGGTCACAGCCATCAGCGTCGATTACGCGATCCTGATGCGTGAGCAGGTCGGCGGCGCGGCGGTCAGCCTGCTCGGCACCCTGCTCGCCGCCGTCACCACCTGGCTGTCGTTCGGCCTGCTGGCGGTTTCCAGCACGCCTGCGGTGAGCAACTTCGGCCTGTCCGTAAGCCTCGGCCTGGCGTTCAGCTTCATGCTCGCCCCGTGGGCCGGTCGTCAACCGCATACACCCGCCATCGCCGAGTCGGCAGCATGA
- a CDS encoding outer membrane lipoprotein carrier protein LolA has translation MNRLYHLLFAVALLGLSSLANAFDLQQLSTQLGKPSVIHGDFIQEKHLRALPQPLTSKGKFVLAKDYGLLWLLATPLKQDYRISTVGIARRDANGWQLLPNKSAGAEQNRLFLAVLQGDSSGLQRDFDLQLKGDAQAWQLTLTPRSLLLQQVFKQINIDGGELVQRIELLETQGDSTLLRMINSSAAGTLSDAEHHDFVD, from the coding sequence ATGAACCGCCTTTACCACCTGTTGTTCGCCGTTGCGCTGCTTGGTCTGTCATCGCTGGCCAACGCCTTTGACCTGCAACAACTGAGCACGCAACTGGGGAAACCCTCAGTGATTCATGGCGATTTCATTCAGGAAAAACACCTGCGCGCCCTGCCCCAGCCGTTGACCAGCAAGGGTAAATTCGTCCTCGCCAAGGACTATGGCCTGCTCTGGCTGCTGGCGACACCGCTGAAACAGGATTATCGAATCAGTACCGTCGGGATCGCCCGCCGCGATGCCAATGGTTGGCAATTGCTGCCGAACAAGAGCGCAGGCGCCGAGCAAAACCGGCTGTTCCTCGCCGTACTGCAAGGCGACAGCAGTGGCCTGCAACGCGATTTCGACCTGCAACTTAAAGGCGATGCACAGGCGTGGCAACTGACCCTGACCCCGCGCTCGTTGCTGCTGCAACAGGTGTTCAAACAAATCAATATTGACGGCGGCGAACTGGTTCAGCGTATCGAACTGCTTGAAACTCAGGGTGACAGCACCCTGCTACGCATGATCAACAGCAGCGCCGCTGGCACCTTGAGCGATGCGGAGCACCATGACTTTGTTGACTAG
- a CDS encoding acyl-CoA thioesterase has translation MRSKGLIHTDTEIQVPFFDIDMMNVVWHGHYIKYLEVARCALLDQLDHNYQQMLDSGYAWPVIDLQLRYIRGAVFGQKLNVRASLVEWENRLKINYLISDAVTGERMTRATTIQVAVEITSHDMQLASPKVFTDAVQRALP, from the coding sequence ATGCGCAGTAAGGGCCTGATCCACACTGACACCGAAATCCAGGTGCCATTTTTCGACATCGACATGATGAACGTGGTCTGGCACGGCCATTACATCAAGTACCTGGAAGTCGCCCGCTGTGCGCTGCTCGACCAACTGGACCACAACTACCAGCAGATGCTCGATTCCGGCTACGCCTGGCCGGTCATTGACCTGCAATTACGTTATATACGCGGCGCAGTTTTCGGCCAGAAGCTTAACGTTCGCGCCAGTCTGGTGGAGTGGGAGAACCGCTTGAAGATCAACTACCTGATCAGCGACGCCGTCACGGGCGAGCGCATGACCCGCGCCACCACAATTCAAGTGGCCGTGGAGATTACCAGCCACGACATGCAACTGGCATCGCCCAAAGTGTTCACCGATGCGGTACAGAGAGCGCTGCCATGA
- a CDS encoding aromatic amino acid ammonia-lyase: MTIQALEPVTFGERPLRIEEVLLLANRQVPTQLQNDSAFRLRIAKGAQFLDSLLDKEGVIYGVTTGYGDSCVVAVPLQHVEALPRHLYTFHGCGLGKMLDAQATRAVLAARLQSLCMGVSGVRVELLERLQAFIDQDILPQIPEEGSVGASGDLTPLSYVAATLSGEREVMFRGERRAAADVHRELGWEPLVLRPKEALALMNGTAVMTGIACLAFARADYLLQLATRITAMNVVALQGNPEHFDERLFATKPHPGQMQVAAWLRQDLAIDAPTAPLHRLQDRYSLRCAPHVLGVLADSLNWLRSFIEIELNSANDNPIIDAEAERVLHGGHFYGGHIAFAMDSLKTLVANVADLLDRQLALLVDVRYSHGLPSNLSGASAERAMLNHGFKAVQIGTSAWTAEALKNTMPASVFSRSTECHNQDKVSMGTIAARDAIRVLELTEQVAAATLLAANQGVWLRSQADDARPLPPALAAMHEQLSKDFPPVIEDRALDGELRLCLQRIADRHWRLHAQ, encoded by the coding sequence ATGACGATCCAAGCGCTTGAACCGGTAACCTTCGGCGAACGGCCGTTGCGTATTGAAGAGGTGCTGCTTCTGGCCAATCGCCAAGTGCCGACGCAGCTGCAAAACGACAGCGCATTTCGCCTGCGCATCGCCAAAGGCGCGCAATTTCTTGATTCCCTGTTGGACAAGGAAGGCGTGATCTATGGCGTAACCACCGGTTATGGCGACTCCTGTGTCGTCGCGGTGCCGTTGCAGCACGTCGAAGCGCTGCCACGTCACTTGTACACGTTCCACGGCTGCGGTCTCGGTAAAATGCTCGACGCACAAGCGACCCGTGCGGTACTCGCTGCGCGGTTGCAGTCGCTGTGCATGGGCGTTTCCGGGGTGCGCGTGGAGTTGCTGGAGCGCCTTCAGGCCTTTATCGACCAAGACATCCTGCCGCAGATCCCGGAAGAAGGCTCAGTGGGCGCCAGCGGTGACCTGACGCCGCTGTCTTACGTGGCCGCGACCTTGTCCGGTGAGCGCGAAGTGATGTTCCGTGGCGAGCGCCGCGCGGCCGCTGACGTGCACCGCGAGTTGGGCTGGGAGCCGTTGGTCCTGCGCCCGAAAGAAGCGCTGGCCTTGATGAACGGCACCGCAGTCATGACCGGCATCGCCTGCCTCGCCTTCGCCCGCGCCGATTACCTGCTGCAACTGGCGACCCGCATCACCGCCATGAACGTGGTGGCCTTGCAGGGCAATCCCGAGCATTTCGATGAACGCCTGTTTGCCACCAAGCCACACCCAGGGCAGATGCAAGTCGCCGCCTGGTTGCGCCAGGACCTGGCCATCGATGCACCGACCGCGCCCTTGCACCGCTTGCAAGATCGCTATTCGCTGCGTTGCGCCCCCCATGTCCTGGGCGTGTTGGCCGACAGCCTGAACTGGCTGCGTTCATTCATCGAAATCGAGCTGAACAGCGCCAACGACAACCCGATCATCGACGCTGAAGCCGAACGCGTACTGCATGGCGGCCACTTCTATGGCGGCCACATCGCGTTCGCCATGGACAGCCTCAAGACCCTGGTAGCCAACGTCGCCGACCTGCTGGATCGGCAACTGGCATTGCTGGTGGACGTGCGTTACAGCCACGGCCTGCCAAGCAACCTGTCAGGCGCCAGCGCTGAGCGGGCAATGCTCAACCACGGGTTCAAGGCAGTGCAGATCGGCACCAGTGCCTGGACAGCCGAAGCCTTGAAAAACACCATGCCGGCCAGCGTGTTCTCGCGTTCCACCGAATGCCATAACCAGGACAAGGTCAGCATGGGCACCATCGCCGCCCGTGATGCGATCCGCGTACTGGAGCTGACCGAGCAAGTAGCCGCCGCCACCTTGCTCGCGGCCAACCAAGGTGTCTGGCTGCGCAGTCAGGCTGACGATGCTCGGCCCCTGCCGCCCGCGCTGGCAGCCATGCACGAGCAACTGAGCAAAGACTTCCCGCCCGTGATCGAAGACCGCGCGCTGGACGGCGAACTGCGGCTGTGCCTGCAGCGGATCGCCGACCGCCACTGGAGGCTGCATGCGCAGTAA
- a CDS encoding glycosyl transferase, whose amino-acid sequence MSEPTNEAKKHWAAHQERGSFLLMKLMAWGVRHFGRRLLTPVLYGIVLYFFVFGPGARQNAWQYQQYLASWSRQSALRPTRRSVFKQFMAFADALLDKLDVWNGKLTLDQITIVDHDLLRNQLRSGRGQMLVGTHLGNLEVCRALAELGERVTMNVLVHTKHAERFNRLLGEAGATNLRLIQVSELNPMIMLQLSQRLDNGEWLAIAGDRVPLHGGRNVRVDFLGHPAAFPQGPWLLAGLLQCPINLIFCLKGASGYRVILEPFAERIKWRRSNREQVVAGHVQRYAARLAHYCLEAPHQWFNFYSFWKTDDDPSA is encoded by the coding sequence ATGAGTGAGCCGACGAACGAAGCCAAAAAACATTGGGCCGCTCATCAGGAGCGTGGCAGCTTTCTGCTGATGAAACTGATGGCCTGGGGCGTGCGTCATTTCGGGCGACGCCTGCTGACTCCCGTGCTGTACGGCATCGTCCTGTACTTCTTCGTATTTGGCCCTGGCGCCCGACAGAATGCCTGGCAATACCAGCAGTACCTGGCCAGCTGGAGCAGACAATCGGCGCTACGCCCCACCCGGCGGAGCGTGTTCAAGCAGTTCATGGCCTTCGCCGATGCACTGCTGGACAAGCTCGACGTATGGAACGGCAAGCTCACGCTGGACCAGATCACGATTGTCGATCACGACTTGCTGCGCAACCAGTTGCGCAGTGGGCGCGGGCAAATGCTGGTCGGCACCCATCTGGGCAATCTCGAAGTCTGCCGCGCGCTGGCCGAACTGGGTGAACGGGTCACCATGAACGTGCTGGTGCACACCAAGCACGCCGAACGCTTCAATCGCCTGTTGGGTGAAGCGGGGGCCACTAATCTGCGCCTGATTCAGGTCAGCGAGCTGAACCCGATGATCATGCTGCAATTGAGCCAACGCCTGGATAACGGTGAATGGCTGGCCATTGCTGGCGACCGCGTCCCCCTGCATGGCGGGCGCAATGTACGGGTGGATTTCCTTGGCCACCCCGCCGCATTCCCGCAGGGCCCATGGCTGTTGGCGGGCTTGCTGCAATGCCCGATCAATCTGATTTTCTGCCTGAAGGGCGCCAGCGGTTATCGCGTCATTCTCGAACCTTTCGCCGAGCGCATTAAATGGCGGCGCAGTAATCGCGAGCAGGTGGTCGCCGGACATGTCCAGCGCTACGCCGCACGCCTCGCCCATTATTGCCTTGAGGCACCACATCAGTGGTTCAACTTCTACTCATTCTGGAAGACCGATGACGATCCAAGCGCTTGA
- a CDS encoding glycosyltransferase family 2 protein, producing the protein MHNPCAVIPVYDHERTVSAVVHELLKAGLPCVLVDDGSSPSCAAVLQALAGEDNVYVVRLPINQGKGGAVMTGFREAARLGFSHALQVDADGQHDLNDVSLFLDASRRAPLAVICGYPQYDASVPKVRLYARYLTHFWVWVNTLSFQIRDSMCGFRLYPLAPTIKLIDSVQVGTRMDFDSDILVRLSWRNQPMLWLPTRVHYPLDGVSHFRLFRDNVLITKMHTKLFFGMLVRMPLILWRRWRHE; encoded by the coding sequence ATGCATAACCCTTGCGCGGTGATCCCGGTCTATGACCACGAGCGGACGGTGTCCGCCGTCGTGCACGAACTGCTGAAGGCAGGCCTACCCTGTGTGCTGGTCGACGACGGCAGCAGCCCGAGTTGCGCGGCGGTGCTGCAAGCGTTGGCCGGAGAAGATAACGTCTATGTGGTGCGCCTGCCGATCAACCAAGGCAAAGGTGGCGCGGTGATGACCGGTTTCCGCGAAGCTGCGCGCCTGGGCTTCAGTCATGCACTGCAAGTGGATGCCGACGGTCAACATGACCTGAACGACGTATCACTGTTTCTCGACGCCTCGCGCCGTGCTCCCCTGGCGGTGATTTGCGGCTATCCGCAGTACGACGCCAGCGTGCCCAAGGTTCGCCTGTATGCACGCTACCTGACCCACTTCTGGGTCTGGGTCAACACCCTGTCGTTTCAGATTCGCGATTCAATGTGTGGCTTCCGGCTCTACCCCCTGGCACCGACTATCAAGCTGATCGACTCGGTGCAGGTGGGCACGCGGATGGACTTCGACTCGGACATCCTAGTGCGCCTGTCCTGGCGCAATCAGCCAATGCTCTGGCTGCCGACCCGTGTTCATTACCCGCTGGACGGGGTGTCGCACTTCCGGCTGTTCCGCGACAACGTACTGATCACGAAAATGCACACCAAACTGTTCTTCGGCATGTTGGTGCGTATGCCGCTGATCCTGTGGCGTCGGTGGCGACATGAGTGA
- a CDS encoding AMP-binding protein: MNWIPLEHLLLEALPARELTMAPALDHARFCEQALSVAAGLQARDVKRLALHLEDAGQLAVALFGAWRAGVSVLLPADLQAQTRERWSNDVDLWLSDQVGDTHLDELHAAPLSPTALDLDTCRLSLCTSGSSGEPKLIEKRLRQLANEVKALEALWGADLGTSCIIGSVATQHIYGLLFRVLWPLCAGRSFVRKQLPFPEDLQRTSREHPTFAWVASPALLKRMGDNLDWPALSSVRRVFSSGGALPAEAARSLQQRLGQWPTEILGSSETGGIAWRQGDSLWQGFEGVQLSQDSDGALLIESPYLPVGHVEHTADAARFSADGRFELLGRLDRIVKLEEKRISLPQLEHALAAHEWVSEVRLGVVQENRASLGALVVLSESGLHALRNQGRRTLTEQLRRHLRPYCEAIALPRRWRLLRQLPLNAQGKLPQAEVEALLLAARPKEPELLSQQQVGGEWHLDLIIPADLAYFSGHFPQTPVLPGVVQVDWALSLGRRLLDLPPRFAGMEVLKFQQLVRPGDQVALTLHFDAERSKLYFAYRNTEAACSSGRIVLEAAHA; encoded by the coding sequence ATGAATTGGATACCACTTGAGCACCTGTTGCTCGAGGCTTTGCCTGCCCGCGAACTGACGATGGCCCCCGCCCTGGACCACGCCCGTTTCTGCGAGCAGGCCCTGAGTGTTGCCGCCGGTCTCCAGGCCCGAGACGTCAAGCGCCTTGCGCTGCATCTGGAAGACGCCGGTCAGCTGGCCGTGGCCTTGTTCGGTGCATGGCGTGCCGGTGTCAGCGTGTTATTGCCCGCAGACCTGCAAGCACAAACCCGCGAGCGCTGGTCGAACGACGTCGACCTGTGGCTCAGCGATCAGGTGGGCGACACACACCTGGATGAATTACACGCCGCGCCGCTGTCGCCCACCGCGCTGGACCTCGACACCTGTCGCCTGAGCCTGTGCACGTCAGGCTCCAGTGGCGAACCGAAGCTGATCGAAAAGCGTCTGCGCCAGTTGGCCAATGAAGTCAAAGCACTGGAAGCGCTGTGGGGCGCCGACCTCGGCACGTCCTGCATCATCGGCAGCGTTGCCACCCAGCATATTTACGGCTTGCTGTTCCGGGTGCTGTGGCCGCTGTGTGCCGGGCGCAGTTTTGTGCGCAAGCAGCTGCCATTCCCTGAAGATTTACAGCGAACCAGTCGCGAACATCCGACATTCGCCTGGGTCGCCAGTCCGGCACTGCTCAAGCGCATGGGCGACAACCTCGATTGGCCGGCCTTGAGCAGCGTGCGCCGCGTATTCTCTTCGGGCGGTGCGCTGCCCGCCGAAGCCGCGCGCAGCTTGCAGCAGCGTTTGGGCCAATGGCCAACCGAAATCCTCGGCAGTTCGGAAACCGGCGGCATCGCCTGGCGTCAGGGCGACAGCCTGTGGCAGGGTTTTGAAGGAGTGCAACTGAGCCAGGACAGCGACGGCGCCCTGCTGATCGAGTCCCCTTACTTGCCTGTTGGCCATGTCGAACACACGGCCGACGCCGCGCGCTTCAGCGCTGACGGACGTTTTGAATTGCTCGGCCGGCTGGACCGCATCGTCAAGCTTGAAGAAAAGCGTATTTCCCTGCCGCAACTGGAACACGCGCTGGCGGCACATGAGTGGGTCAGCGAGGTGCGTCTGGGCGTGGTTCAAGAGAACCGGGCGTCCCTCGGCGCGTTGGTGGTTCTCAGCGAAAGCGGTCTGCATGCCTTGCGCAATCAAGGCCGACGTACGCTGACCGAGCAACTGCGCCGCCATTTGCGCCCGTATTGCGAGGCCATCGCCCTACCGAGGCGCTGGCGACTGCTGCGTCAGCTACCGCTCAACGCCCAAGGCAAACTGCCACAGGCTGAGGTCGAAGCCCTGCTGCTTGCTGCGCGTCCCAAAGAGCCGGAACTGCTCAGCCAGCAGCAAGTAGGCGGCGAGTGGCACCTTGACTTGATCATTCCCGCGGACCTGGCTTATTTCAGCGGACACTTCCCGCAAACCCCGGTACTGCCGGGCGTGGTGCAGGTCGATTGGGCGCTGAGCCTGGGCCGGCGCCTACTGGATCTGCCACCGCGATTTGCAGGCATGGAAGTGTTGAAGTTCCAGCAACTGGTGCGCCCTGGCGATCAGGTTGCGCTGACCCTGCATTTCGATGCCGAGCGCAGCAAACTGTATTTTGCCTACCGCAACACAGAAGCTGCCTGCTCCAGTGGCCGTATCGTGCTGGAGGCTGCGCATGCATAA
- a CDS encoding acyl carrier protein yields the protein MQTREDIFDTLRSALVELFELEPERVNLQANLYQDLEIDSIDAVDLIDHIKRKTGKKIAAEDFKAVRTVNDVVEAVYRLVNPTA from the coding sequence ATGCAAACCCGTGAAGACATCTTCGACACCCTGCGCAGTGCGCTGGTTGAGCTGTTCGAACTTGAGCCTGAGCGAGTCAACCTGCAAGCCAACCTGTACCAGGACCTGGAAATTGACAGCATTGATGCCGTGGACCTGATCGACCACATCAAACGCAAGACCGGCAAGAAAATCGCCGCTGAAGACTTCAAAGCCGTACGCACCGTCAACGATGTGGTCGAGGCGGTTTACCGCCTGGTCAATCCGACCGCATGA
- a CDS encoding phosphopantetheine-binding protein, whose product MSDLHLEIKQLIIDALGLEDISTHDIGNDQILFGEGLGLDSVDALELGLAIQKRYGIKIDADAKDTRNHFTSVDSLAAFVSARQAA is encoded by the coding sequence ATGAGCGATCTGCACCTGGAAATTAAGCAGCTGATTATCGACGCCCTGGGCCTCGAAGACATCAGCACCCATGACATCGGCAACGATCAGATCCTGTTCGGCGAAGGCCTTGGCCTGGATTCGGTAGACGCCCTGGAACTGGGCCTGGCGATTCAGAAACGTTACGGCATCAAGATCGACGCCGACGCCAAAGACACCCGTAATCACTTCACCAGCGTGGACAGCCTTGCGGCGTTCGTCAGCGCCAGACAAGCGGCCTGA
- a CDS encoding lysophospholipid acyltransferase family protein codes for MDLATDPLSKRRDAYYWRLLATALSFALFGVVGLCLRLVFFPLLSCLPGDAQRHRSRARRTISWLLWRFIRFMARTGVLTYDVQGAEKLGRPGQMIIANHPSLIDVVFLIGLVRNANCVVKQSLWQNPFTRGPVRSADYISNDGSMEMLDAAADALRSGQTLIIFPEGTRTTPGQVPAFHRGGASIALRGAKLITPVTIQVNPSTLTKAQPWYRIPKRRAHFSLRVGADIDPQAFAVLGPAPIASRKLNDYLHQYFIKELAKDERSAPGN; via the coding sequence GTGGACCTGGCAACGGACCCGCTGAGCAAGCGCCGCGACGCCTATTATTGGCGCCTGCTGGCTACCGCCCTGAGCTTTGCCCTTTTCGGGGTGGTCGGCCTGTGCCTGCGATTGGTGTTTTTCCCTTTGTTGAGCTGCCTGCCCGGCGATGCGCAACGCCATCGGTCCCGCGCCCGACGCACGATCAGTTGGCTGCTCTGGCGGTTCATCCGATTTATGGCACGCACCGGCGTGCTGACCTATGACGTCCAGGGCGCGGAAAAACTCGGCCGCCCGGGCCAGATGATCATTGCCAACCATCCGTCGCTGATCGACGTGGTATTTCTGATCGGGTTGGTGCGCAATGCCAATTGCGTGGTCAAACAGAGCTTGTGGCAGAACCCCTTTACCCGGGGGCCGGTGCGTTCCGCCGATTACATCAGCAATGATGGCAGCATGGAGATGCTCGATGCTGCCGCAGACGCTCTACGCAGCGGGCAGACACTGATTATTTTCCCGGAAGGCACGCGCACCACGCCGGGGCAGGTGCCTGCCTTTCATCGTGGCGGAGCCTCAATTGCACTGCGAGGTGCGAAACTCATTACCCCGGTGACGATCCAAGTCAATCCCAGCACCCTGACTAAAGCCCAGCCCTGGTATCGCATCCCAAAGCGCCGGGCGCACTTCAGTTTGCGCGTTGGGGCCGATATAGATCCACAAGCCTTTGCTGTGCTTGGCCCGGCACCCATAGCCTCGCGCAAGCTCAACGATTATCTGCATCAGTACTTCATCAAGGAGCTCGCCAAAGATGAGCGATCTGCACCTGGAAATTAA
- a CDS encoding beta-ketoacyl synthase chain length factor — protein sequence MITFNIAQWRAWAPGLETVEDWQQWSLSPSLLDSGDMAPDVSFLPAMQRRRLSRLARMAFSVGWPLAEGLEQLPLVFVSRHGETPRTLDILSDLAANQPLSPTQFSLSVHNAVIGLWSIMRGETSEMTALAAAGDGLEHGIIEAVALLAEGSPAVLLIVTEDQPPAAYADWIEDVPFPYAVGLLLTPGTDWQLCLSTGSENMSHTEWPHALNLLRTLTSEQTTCQHSWKNRLWTWQRTR from the coding sequence GTGATCACGTTCAACATCGCACAATGGCGCGCCTGGGCCCCCGGCCTGGAAACGGTCGAGGACTGGCAGCAATGGAGCCTGAGCCCTTCCCTTTTAGACAGTGGGGATATGGCGCCCGACGTCTCGTTTTTGCCCGCTATGCAGCGCAGACGCTTGAGTCGCCTGGCGCGGATGGCTTTCAGCGTTGGCTGGCCATTGGCTGAAGGTCTTGAACAGCTTCCGCTGGTGTTCGTCTCGCGCCATGGCGAAACCCCTCGGACCCTCGACATCCTCTCCGATCTGGCCGCCAATCAGCCGCTGTCGCCCACCCAGTTCAGCCTCTCAGTGCACAATGCCGTGATTGGCCTGTGGTCGATCATGCGCGGTGAAACCAGTGAGATGACGGCGCTGGCTGCAGCGGGTGACGGCCTGGAACACGGTATTATTGAAGCCGTTGCCCTGCTGGCCGAGGGCTCGCCAGCCGTGCTGCTGATCGTCACGGAAGACCAGCCACCTGCAGCTTATGCCGACTGGATCGAGGACGTGCCCTTTCCCTACGCGGTAGGGCTGCTGCTGACCCCTGGCACCGACTGGCAGTTGTGCCTGAGCACCGGCAGCGAAAACATGTCCCATACAGAGTGGCCTCACGCCCTCAACCTGTTGCGCACGTTAACGAGCGAGCAGACCACCTGCCAACATTCATGGAAAAACCGATTGTGGACCTGGCAACGGACCCGCTGA